In the genome of Metabacillus litoralis, the window TCTCTTACTTGCTGGTTGCTTATACTATAAAAAATATACTTTCCTTCTTGTCTTCCAACAATTAACCCACAGCCTCTTAAACACGCCAAATGCTGAGAAATATTTGATTGATTACCTTCTAAATCCGTTACGATTTGTGATACCGTTTTTTCCTCATCTTTAATGCACTCAAGAATTTGAATTCTGATTTTATGGGCAAAACCCTGTAAAAACTTCACTTTTGTATCAAGATTCATTTCTTTCGACAATTTTGACACCCCCATCATATTAAAAATTTCTAATATGTTTGATTAACAATATATTAGCAATTT includes:
- a CDS encoding ArsR/SmtB family transcription factor; translated protein: MNLDTKVKFLQGFAHKIRIQILECIKDEEKTVSQIVTDLEGNQSNISQHLACLRGCGLIVGRQEGKYIFYSISNQQVRDLLKMFDNVLETVQNDVACCENHIV